In Dyadobacter sp. NIV53, a single window of DNA contains:
- a CDS encoding DUF4270 family protein, whose product MASCQWGDEIVSLVQPNPDDFTALFTDTTTVKLSIVAPDSVMTGSSSRIFVGRFADPYMGKMHAASFFQPTLDAAVSLAETAVYDSLILALRYDGYYYGDTTKLMNLSVHALTEDILDKNVYFNNYSTPYDAIPLGKISLLPRPRTPHRVVKIKLSNVLGKKVFDLAKGNLLTTNSDWINLLKGITVLPGASDNGAVVGFTYYQNDSTGIQLHYHNQGIDAITKDSVTFNVTALYNQVVGDRSQTVLAKLPGRRYSLPTSQTGEKAFIQAGPGIMTRVDLPSIRQLKDIKYTYANRAYLRITPLNQSAAEQFKAPSTLYAYYCDKNNEYYSGSTGLPLAVTDLANGAVSAPLVNDMLNNTQYYLLDLSAYVSTILSSDSEEAAGLLLRSAPFTGSVTYPDANSEFTKGFHRLVFGSQNNPTDRGVKLELYYTVAKGNQ is encoded by the coding sequence ATGGCATCATGCCAGTGGGGAGACGAGATTGTATCGCTGGTTCAGCCAAACCCGGATGATTTCACCGCTTTATTTACTGATACCACTACGGTAAAGCTTTCAATCGTTGCACCTGATTCTGTTATGACAGGTTCATCCAGCAGAATATTTGTCGGAAGATTTGCAGATCCCTATATGGGGAAAATGCATGCTGCCTCGTTTTTTCAACCTACTTTGGATGCAGCAGTTAGCCTTGCAGAAACAGCGGTTTACGATTCGCTGATATTGGCTCTGCGTTATGACGGCTATTATTACGGGGATACTACCAAATTAATGAATTTGTCAGTTCATGCATTAACAGAAGATATTCTGGATAAAAATGTGTATTTTAACAATTATTCAACTCCTTATGATGCAATTCCACTCGGTAAAATAAGCCTTTTACCACGGCCGCGTACACCGCATCGGGTGGTAAAGATCAAGCTTTCAAATGTATTGGGTAAAAAGGTATTTGATCTTGCAAAAGGTAATTTGCTAACAACCAATTCGGATTGGATTAATTTATTGAAAGGAATTACTGTACTTCCGGGTGCTTCAGATAATGGCGCAGTAGTAGGATTTACATACTACCAAAATGACAGTACTGGTATACAATTGCATTACCATAATCAAGGTATTGACGCGATAACCAAGGATTCGGTTACATTTAATGTAACAGCATTATACAACCAGGTCGTGGGCGACAGAAGCCAGACTGTTTTAGCCAAATTGCCAGGACGACGGTATTCTTTGCCAACATCTCAAACAGGGGAAAAAGCATTTATTCAGGCCGGACCTGGAATTATGACGCGGGTAGACCTGCCTAGTATACGGCAACTTAAGGACATTAAATATACCTACGCTAACCGTGCATATTTACGGATAACGCCATTGAACCAATCAGCTGCTGAACAGTTTAAAGCACCCTCAACGCTCTATGCGTATTACTGTGATAAAAATAACGAATATTATTCTGGTAGCACCGGGTTGCCGCTGGCCGTAACCGACCTTGCTAATGGTGCAGTTAGTGCGCCTTTAGTTAATGATATGCTAAACAATACACAGTATTATTTGCTTGATTTAAGCGCTTATGTAAGCACAATTCTAAGTAGTGATTCTGAGGAAGCAGCTGGCCTGCTATTGCGATCGGCACCATTTACTGGTTCTGTTACTTATCCTGATGCCAATTCGGAATTTACTAAAGGATTTCACCGCCTGGTGTTTGGCAGCCAGAATAACCCAACGGACAGGGGAGTGAAACTTGAATTATATTACACTGTTGCAAAAGGGAATCAGTAA
- a CDS encoding bestrophin family protein, which translates to MYVKQVFSIWRLLRSIWLGVVAVTAYASLVFYLYQYQNWHFLVFPISIVSILGTALSLLLGFRTNSAYDRWWEARQVWGEIVNESRTLIRQSISFINPEAKDKAEAVKNLAHLQIAWCYALCNTLRREPVLVMAALYLNEEELLFVKDHDNIPNAILHLMQLRLTEFYQRGEIDNILFQALDGTLTRLCDAMGKCERIKNTIFPTQYSFFLHLNIFIFTIILPMGLIDSIGRIAIPITFVISFLFFYIENISYVMQNPFENGANDTPMTTLCRTIEINLLQIIEEPNIPDKILPKNGYVM; encoded by the coding sequence ATGTACGTTAAGCAAGTTTTTTCAATCTGGCGACTGCTCCGAAGCATTTGGCTGGGTGTTGTGGCTGTTACCGCTTATGCCTCGCTTGTATTTTATCTCTATCAATACCAAAACTGGCACTTTCTGGTTTTCCCCATTTCTATTGTTTCAATTTTAGGTACTGCTCTGTCACTTTTATTAGGTTTCCGGACTAACTCTGCTTACGACCGCTGGTGGGAAGCACGGCAGGTTTGGGGCGAAATAGTGAATGAGAGCCGTACGTTAATCAGGCAATCCATTTCTTTCATTAATCCTGAAGCCAAAGATAAAGCCGAAGCAGTGAAGAACCTGGCGCATTTACAGATCGCATGGTGTTATGCCTTGTGCAACACACTCAGGAGAGAGCCTGTTCTTGTAATGGCGGCTTTGTATTTAAACGAGGAGGAACTTTTATTTGTCAAAGACCACGATAATATTCCCAATGCTATTTTGCATCTGATGCAATTAAGACTAACGGAATTTTATCAGCGGGGAGAAATCGACAATATATTATTTCAGGCCCTGGATGGTACACTTACCCGTTTGTGCGATGCTATGGGAAAATGTGAAAGAATTAAAAATACCATATTTCCAACCCAGTATAGTTTCTTTCTGCATTTGAACATTTTCATATTTACGATTATACTTCCAATGGGGCTAATAGACAGCATAGGACGTATTGCCATCCCGATCACCTTCGTTATTTCTTTTCTGTTCTTTTATATTGAAAACATTTCCTATGTGATGCAAAACCCTTTTGAAAACGGGGCAAATGATACACCCATGACAACTTTATGCAGAACCATTGAAATCAATCTGCTTCAGATTATCGAGGAGCCTAATATTCCCGATAAGATCCTGCCGAAAAATGGTTACGTAATGTAA